A genomic window from Flavobacterium hankyongi includes:
- a CDS encoding nucleotidyl transferase AbiEii/AbiGii toxin family protein, with translation MNEWLKLSEKRRLEILNQVNNQTGLPTDAIEKDWWVTITLKAIFSSKFAQHLVFKGGTSLSKAYNLIERFSEDIDLSIDRTMLGFEGELSKTQIKKLRKASGNFIVGEFKEELISELEKLGVNKENYNLIFDDEIDDTSDPHRIELEYNSIVEAGEYIPQRVIIELGARALLEPNEQKKIQSIIGQIYPEQAFTIQPFEVIVVVPTKTFLEKIMLLHEEFLKPTENIRHYRMSRHLYDIEKLMDHDYGKEAIKNKELFETLVQHRSKYTPIRGISYDLHTPQTINFIPPAEVTELWKKDYQAMQEFMIYGDTMEFEELIDKLKNLNEIFRAK, from the coding sequence ATGAACGAGTGGCTTAAACTATCCGAAAAAAGACGGCTTGAAATACTAAACCAAGTCAACAATCAAACAGGACTTCCAACCGATGCAATTGAAAAAGATTGGTGGGTAACCATTACGTTAAAAGCAATATTTTCTTCAAAATTTGCACAACATTTAGTTTTTAAAGGCGGCACATCACTAAGCAAAGCCTATAACTTAATAGAACGTTTCTCAGAAGATATAGACTTATCAATTGATAGAACGATGTTAGGATTTGAGGGCGAGTTATCAAAAACACAAATAAAAAAACTTCGTAAAGCTTCGGGTAATTTTATAGTAGGTGAATTTAAAGAAGAATTGATTTCAGAACTAGAAAAGCTGGGAGTAAATAAAGAAAATTATAATTTAATCTTTGATGATGAAATAGATGATACAAGTGATCCGCATCGTATAGAATTAGAATACAACTCAATAGTTGAAGCAGGAGAATACATTCCGCAAAGGGTTATCATTGAATTAGGAGCAAGAGCTTTGCTAGAGCCAAACGAACAAAAAAAAATTCAATCAATCATTGGCCAAATATATCCGGAACAAGCTTTTACAATTCAACCTTTTGAAGTAATTGTAGTGGTACCAACCAAAACCTTTTTAGAAAAAATAATGTTGTTGCATGAAGAATTTCTGAAGCCAACCGAAAACATAAGACATTACAGAATGTCAAGACATCTTTACGATATAGAAAAACTAATGGACCACGATTACGGAAAAGAAGCAATAAAAAATAAAGAGCTATTCGAAACACTAGTCCAACACAGAAGTAAATACACACCTATAAGAGGAATTTCGTATGATTTACACACACCACAAACAATAAATTTCATTCCACCAGCAGAAGTAACTGAACTTTGGAAAAAAGACTACCAAGCCATGCAAGAGTTTATGATTTATGGAGATACAATGGAGTTTGAAGAATTGATAGATAAATTAAAAAATCTAAATGAAATATTTAGAGCTAAATAA